Genomic window (Mycolicibacterium smegmatis):
CCATGCCGCCTCCTGCGACGCTGGTGTCGCCCACCCCCGGAGAGGTCTTCGCGCTGATCAGGGATCGCCGGGCCACCACGCGCGGTGAACTCGGGCGGCTCACGGGCCTGTCCCGCACCGCGGTCACGGCACGCGTTGCGGCCCTGGAGGCCGGCGGCCTGGTGATCGAGCGCGATCAGGCGTCGACGGGTGGGCGGCCGGCGGCGCAACTGATGTTCAACGTCGACGCGGGCGTGGTGTTCTCCGCGGCGATCGGACGCAGCCGCACGCAACTCGCGGTCTGCAACCTCGACGGCACCATCCTGGCGTCCACCGACATCGACCAGGAGCCGGGTATCGCACCCGACGACCTCCTGCCCGACCTCGTCAAACGGCTCGACATGCTGCTCGACGAGTCGGCCCGCCGCGACGCACACATCTTCGGCGTCGGGCTCAGCCTGCCCGGCACGGTCGATCAGCGCACCGGCGCCAGCCTGGATTCACCGAACATGAGCGGCTGGGACGGCGTGCCGCTCGCCCCGTATTTCACGAGCCTCACCGACGCCCCGGTCGTCATCGACAACGACGCCAACGCCATCGCCGTGGCCGAAAGGCGCGGCGGCTACGGCGAATACGACGACATGCTGGTGGTCAAGGCGTCCACCGGCCTTGCCGCCGGGATCATCATGGGCGGACAACTCCAGCGGGGCGCCGTACAGGCCGCCGGGGAGTTCGGCCACAGCAAGACGGCCGCCGCGGCCGGCGTGCACTGCCGGTGCGGCGACACGGGCTGCCTCGAGGCGATCGCGGGTGGCTGGGCGCTGGTGCGTGCGCTGCAGCGTGACGGCCGTGCGGTGAACCACCTGCGTGACGTCGTGGCGCTCGCGCACACGGGCGACCCCGAGGCGCGCCGCATGATCCGGGAGAGCGGACGCCACATCGGCGAGGTGCTCGCCGCCGCGGTCAACCTGCTCAACCCGGCCGTGCTGGTGATCGCGGGAGACATGGTCGGCGCGTACGACCTGTTTGTCGCGGGTCTACGGGAAACCTTGTACGGCAACGCCACCGCGTTGGCCACCCGCACCCTCCAGATCGTGCCGTCCATCCATCGGGAGCGCTCCAGCATGGTCGGCTGCGCCACCAACGTGCTCGACCGGGTGCTCAGCCCGGACGCGGTCGATGCCGCCATGTACGGCGACTGAGCACGCGCCCGACGCGTCCCGCGACGAGCCCGAGGGCGCCGCCGGCCAGCGCCGCCAGCCACACCAGGTGCGCTGCGATCAGCAGACCGCGATGCGGCGACGACGGGGCTTCGCCGCCGATGCGTTGCGCCGTGATCCCGCTGTCGGTTTCACGGACCAGCCAGCCCACGCCCGCTTCGGCGAGTTGTTGCGGCGACGCGCCATCGCGCAGCAGGCCCTGCACCGCACGGGCCCGCGCACCCTCACCCGGCACGGTCCGGCCCCCGATGAGCAGATCGCCCGTGGTCAGCACATCGGCCCGCAGCCATCGCGGTAGCGGGTCCAGAACCGTTCCCGCCCACGAGAACTCGCGGATGCTGTCGGCGGGCAGCGCGACGACCGGGCGCGGATCGGCGTTGATGGTCGCCGCGACCTGCGCCCAACTCTGCGGATACCGCACCGCCCGCATCTGGTTGCCCACGCCCCACGTCAGATCCGGCAGCACGGCGATCAACGCGGCACAACACACCGCGGCGGCCGCGGCCGCGGGTATCCGCAACCGCCGCAACATCATCGGCGCGGCGCCCGCGGCCAGCGCATAGCCCGGCATGGCCAGCGCCACCCACTTCTGACCGTCGCGCACGATCCCGAGACCGGGCACCGCGTCTATCAGCGCCTCCACCACGACGAGTCCGGGCGCACTGGTCATCAGCGCGGGCATGATCACGGCCCCGGCCGCGAGCACCAGAAGAGGCACCGCGGCACGGCGGCGTGCCACAACAGGAAGCCCCGCGGCGACCACACCCAGCAGCACCACGGTCGCGACCACGGCGAAAAGCGATGTGCGGGACGCGGGCACGGCGTCACCGTTCCAGATGCCGCCCAGCCCGGCCAGGCTGCCCAGCGTGGCGAGGCCCGGTTCGGCGCGCGCGGCGAACGCGCGCACCCCCGCCCCGGGGTCCGGGGACGACGACACCGCGCCGCTCACGAACGCGGCCACCAGCCACGGGCACGCCGCAGCCACCGCGACCCCCAGGCCGAGGCCCGCGACGCGCGCACGCCGCCAGCCGTCACCCGGGGCCGCCACACAGACCAGCGCCACGGTCGCGGCCAGTACGAGCCCCGTCGGCGTCAGGCCCGCGAGCGCCATCCAGAACACCAGCGGAGCCACCGGAGTCCACGACGCACGCTCACGCAACCGCAGCACCGAGACGGCCACCCATGGCAGGCAGCCGTACCCGACCAGCAGACTCCAGTGGCCCTGCAACAACCGCTCGGCCACGTACGGATTCCAGATCGCCAGCGTCGCGGCCGTGAACCGGCCGGCCAGACCAGCATCGAAAAGCACGTGCCCCACGAGGCGCGCGGCACCCCAGCCGGCCGCGGCCAGGCCCGCGAGCAGCAGGGCCTTGACCACGACGCCGCCGTCGAGCACCGATGAGGCCAGCGCGACGGCGAAGTCCTGCGGAAGTGCACGCGGCGCGGCCTCGGTGAGGCCGAGCGCGGCGTCGGTCACATACGAGCGCGGGGTCGAGACCGCGTCACGCAGCAAGAGATAGCCGGGTGCCAGCAGCGGCGCCGTCACCAGCACGCTCAATACCAGCGCATAGGCCGGCACCGAGCATGACCGCAGCAGGACCGCAGTTCTCAGATCGGTCGGTCCGGTGGCAGATCGGTCGGACGCTGCGCGGGCAGCTTCTCGGTCTTGGCCTCCGCACCCGGCACCTGGATGCCCTGCGTATCGAAGAATCCGTGGTCGGCGGTGTCGAGACCCGGATCGATGAGCGTGGACTCGGTGCGCAGCGCGAACGAACCGAGGACCGCGCCGCCGACCAGCGACACCAGGCCGAGCGCGGTGAACGTGATCGGCAGGATCCGTGTCCACAGCGCGATGCGGTCACGCTCGTCGGACGCTGCGGCAACCTGCGATTCGACGCTCTCCTCGTTGGTGGTGACCTTGAAGTCCACGTAGGTGACCTCGGGCTTGAGGGCCTCACGTGCGTAGTACTGGTAGCCGTGTTCTTCGCTCTTGACGATCGTGCCCGACACTGGGTCGACCCAGAACGTGCGCGAAGCGGCGTAGAACCGGTCCATCGTGATCGACTCGTCCGGTTCGCCCGGCACACCCCACACCTCGGCGCGCGCAGTGACCGACGCATCCGCGTCGTCCTCGTACAGCGACGAGTACTTGATCGGGTCGGCGAGCTTGCCGTCGGCGTCGTAGCCGACGTTCTGGACGAACCGGTAGGTGGTCAGCCCGTTGACGTCTTCCTCGCCGTCGTAGTTGGCGTCGAACGCCTTCTGCGCGATCGGGTCGAAGAACGGATACGTCTTCTTCTCGGTGTCGAACGGGAAGCGGTAGGTCAGCCCTTCGTGGGGCAGCGCGATGTTGGTGGGCGGCTTCTCGTCCTCGATGGCGCGCGGCTTCTGCACGGCGCCACCCGGGTTGTTCTCGCTCGACACGGCTTCGGCCGTGTTCCGGTTCATCGTGACGGTGTCCACCATCGCGAGCAGCAGCCCGGCGTCCTGCTGACGGTCGGTGCGGCGCAGCGTGGTGCCCACCTGGAACGTCACGACGTCGGCGTTGGACGGCGCTTCGACGCTCATCTGCTGTTGCAGGGCCACCGGCACGTCACGGTCGATCTTGAACCGTTCGGCGACCAGCGAGTCCGGATCGAAGGCCGTCGCCGTCCCGTCACTGACCAGCGACGTGTCGATGTCGAGCGGGATCTTGGCGATCTTGCCCTTGGTGTAGGTGGTCAACAGCAACGCGGCGATCAGCAGGGCAGCACCGAGCCCCAGAAGTCCACATGCCGCGATACGCAGCGCCACAGCGCGGTTCAAACCGGGCCTCCTTCTGTGTGGGCCGACTCGTCCTGAGGCAAACCCGTTCGACCCTAACAGCACTATTTAAGGCCATCACTTACTCCGAGTGCATACGGCGTGCGTGCGGCGGGACCCGGCAGGCGCCGTTTGGCGGGGTCCCGACCGCGCGGCACACTGGTCGCCGTGACCACCGAGCAATCCGCGCAGGCCCAGCACGAGGTGGGCGGCACCCGCGGTTTCCTGCCCGCGGTCGAAGGTATGCGCGCATGCGCGGCCATGGGCGTGGTGCTCACCCACGTCGCGTTCCAGACCGGCCACACCGGCGGGATCAGCGGACGCATCTTCGGCCGGTTCGACCTGGCCGTCGCGGTGTTCTTCGCACTGTCGGGCTTCCTGCTGTGGCGCGGGCACGCCGCCGCGGCCCGCGGACTGCGCCCCCGGCCGAGAACCGGGCACTACCTGCGCTCCCGGATCGTGCGCATCATGCCCGGCTACGTGGTGGCGGTGATCGTGATCCTGCTGCTGCTGCCGGAGGCCAAGGCCGATCTCACGGTGTGGCTGGCGAACCTCACCCTCACCCAGATCTACGTGCCGCTGACGCTCACGGCCGGGCTGACACAGATGTGGAGCCTGTCGGTGGAGGTCAGCTTCTATCTGGCCCTGCCGCTGCTCGCGCTGCTGGCGCGCAGGCTGCCGGTGCGCGCCCGGATCGGCGTGATCACCGCCGTCGCCGCGCTGAGCCTGCTGTGGGTGTGCATCCCGTTCGCGGGTGACACCGGGCACAACCCGTGGAACTGGCCACCGGCGTTCTTCTCGTGGTTCGCCGCGGGCATGGTGCTCGCCGAGCTGACCGTGAGCCACTACGGCCGGGTGCACCGCCTGGCCCGGCGCCGTGTGCTGATGGCCGCCATCGCCGTCGTGGCGTTCGCGATCGCGGCGTCGCCGCTGGCCGGTAAGGAAGGTCTGCACCCCGGGTCGGTCGGGCAGGTCATGCTCAAGACCGCGATGGGTGCCGTGGTGGCGGGGGCGCTGCTGGCGCCCCTGGTGCTCGATCACCCCGGCACACGGCACCGCATTCTCGGCAGCGCCGTGATGGTGACGCTGGGCCGCTGGTCCTACGGGCTGTTCGTGTGGCATCTGGCGGCGCTGGCGATGGTGTTCCCGATGCTGGGCGAGTTCCTGTTCAACGGCCGCATGCTCGTCGTGCTGATCCTCACGCTGGTGTTCGGCTTCGCGCTCGCCGCCGTCAGCTACGCGCTCGTGGAGTCGCCGTGCCGCGAGGCGCTGCGCCGGTGGGAGTACCGCCACAGCCGCCCGGTGCCGCCGCTGGACAGTTCGATCACCGAGCAGCCGGAGCCCGCCCCAGCCGCGCGATGACGGCGTCGCGCACCGCCGTGCGGCGCGCCTTGCCCGCGTCGTCGCGCAGGGGTTCGTCGACGAACTCGATGGTGTGCGGCACCTTGTACGACGAGACCGCGTCGCGCAGGAAGTCCCGCAGCCCCGCCGCGTCCAGCGTCGAACCGGGTGCGGTCTGCACGAGCGCGTGGGGCACCTGACCGAGGTCGGTGTGCGGGATTCCCACCGCCAGACACGACAGCACCTCGGGGTGTGCCGACAGCGCGGCCTCGATCTCGGCCGGATAGACGTTGCGGCCGCCGACGGTGAACATGTCGACGCGGCGGTCGTTGAGGTACAGGAATCCGTCGGTGTCGAAATATCCGAGATCCCCCAGCGAGTCCCACCCGTCACGGCTCTTCGCCGTCGTGCCCACGTAACGGTAGGTCGGTGCGCTTCCGGGTGACGGACGCATGTACACCTCGCCGGTGACCCCGGGCGGGCACTCGTTGCCGTCGTCGTCGAGCACCTTCATCTCACCGGCCACCACGACGCCCACCGATCCCGGATGGGTCAGCCACTGTTCACCGGAGATGAAGGTCAGTGCCTGAAGTTCGGTGCCGCCGTAGAGTTCCCACACCACCTGCGGGCCAAGCAGATCGATCCAGGCCTGTTTGACCGCGGGCGGACACGGCGCGCCGACGTGCCAGAACCTGCGGATCGACGTCAGGTCGTAGGCATCCGGTTCGGCCCGGTACACCGGCAGCAGGCGCTGCATGATGGTCGGCACCGTGGTGAGGAACGTGACACGGTGGGAGGTCACCAGCCGCAGGAACTCCGCCGGTTCGAAACGCGGCATCAGCACCAGGTGCTGGCCCATCAACAACGCGATCGCGAACGTCGTGAAGCCTGTGTTGTGGCTCATCGGCACCGACATCAGCGTGACGTCGTCGGGTTCGGCGCCCAGCGGCGCGCCGATGAGTGCCGGCACCCGACCGTCCCCGCCCGCCTCGATCAGTTTGGGCCTGCCCGTGCTGCCACCCGAGGCGATCGATTTCCAGGTCGGCGACACCGCCTCGGGCAGCGGGTCGTCGGCCAGGCCCGGGCCGGGTTCGAAATCGCCCGGCACCCAGGAGATGTCACCACCAGGGTCGCGACCCACCACGAGCGCGCGTCGTTTCAGCCCGAGGATCGCCTCGAACTCGGCGTCGGGCATGCGTGGCGACAGCGGTTGGGGGACCGCGCCGAGTTTCCAGGTGGCCAGCGTCGCCTGCACCCACTCGATCGAGTTGTGCAGGCAGATGGTCACGTAATCACCCTGTCGCACACCGAGTTCGGCGTACGCGCGGGCAAGCCTGTTGGTGCTGCGGTCGAGTTCGCCGCGTGAAAGGGTGCGTCCCTGACACGACACCGCGGGACGGTCAGGGTCGGCCGCGGCCAGGTGTGCGACCTGGGTGCCGATCGGTGGGACGTCGAAACCCTTGTCTGTCATGTCAGTAGCCGCCCTTGTGCTCGAAGATCCGGCGCGGATTGTCCACCAGCATCGTGGTGATCTGTTCGTCGGTGACGCCGCGCTGCCGCAGGGCGGGGATCACGTCGTTGTGGATGTGCAGATAGTGAGAGTTCGGCAGTGCGGCCGTGGTCAGTTCGTCGGGCAATGCGTCGAAGTAGCACCAGGTGTCGTGGGACAGCACCATGCGTTCGGCGTGGCCGCGCTCGCACATGGTCGCCACGGTCGCGACCCGCTGTTCGAACGGTAGGAACACGTCGACGCCGAACCGGTCCATGCCGATGTAGGAACCGTTGGCGATGAGTTCCTCGAGGTAGCCGATGTCGGTGGTGTCACCGCAGTGGCCGATGATCACGCGGGACAGGTCGACGCCCTCCTCGGCGAAGACGCGCTGCTGTTCGAGGCCGCGGCGCGTCGCGGCGTGGGTGTGCGTCGAGATGGGCACCCCGGTCTGGCGGTGCGCGGCCGCGACGGCGCGCAGCACACGCTCGACCCCGGGGGTGACGCCGGGTTCGTCGGTGGCGCACTTGAGGATTGCGGCCTTGATCCCTGTGTCGGCGATGCCTTTCTCGATGTCGCGGACGAACATCTCGGCCATCGGTTCGTCACCGTCCAGGGCGGTGCCGGGCCCGCGGAAGTGAAACGTCATGGGGATGTCGTTGTAGGTGTAGAGCCCGGTCGCGACGACGATGTTGAGTTCGGTCGCCTCGGCGATTCGCGCGATACGCGGGATGTACCGGCCGAGCCCGATCACCGTGAGATCGACGATGGTGTCGACGCCGCGCGCCTTGAGTTCACCCAGGCGCGCGATGGCGTCGGCTTCACGCCTGTGCTCGTCGCCCCAGGACTCGGGATGGTTGAGCATCACCTCGGTGGTCATGATGAAGACGTGCTCGTGCATGAGCGTGACACCCAGGTCGGCCGTGTCGATGGCTCCGGCGGCGGTGTTGACTGTCGGCATCCCGCCGATGCTAAATCGCCGGACCGTGGGTCGGGGCGGATTCGGCCGGTCCGGTGGTCAGCCGGCCCACTCGATGGTCCGCAGCTGCCGGCGTGAGCCGATGCCCAGCTTCACGAACACCTTTCGCAGATGCCATTCCACGGTGTGGGTACTGATGAACAGCTGAGAGCCGATCTCCTGGTTGGTCAGCCCGTCGGCCGCCAGGCGCGCGATCTGGGCTTCCTGCGCGGTCAGCTCGTCGCCTGAGCTCACCGGTTGTTTGCGCACCTTCTCGCCCGTGGCCGTCAGTTCGCGGCGTGCGCGTTCGGCGAAGCCTGCCGCGCCCATCCGTGTGAACATGTCGAAGGCGACGCCGAGGTGACGACGCGCGTCCGGGCGCCGGTTGACGCGCCGCAACCACTCGCCGTACCGCAGGTGCGTGCGCGCCAGTTCGACGGCGATGCGCGTGCGCTGCAGACGCTCGATCGCCTCGGTGAACAACGCGTCGGCCGTGTCGTGGTCGGCCAGCATCGCCCGCGCGCCGGCCAGCGCGCCCAGACCCCAGTCCGTACCGCTGGCACCGGCTTGCGCCGCGAGCCGGTCGGCGGCCTCCTCTGCGGCCTCGCGCCTGCCGGTGTGCACCGCGGCCTCGATCAGCTCGACCAGAGACCAGCCGCCGAACCCGAGGTTCTTTGTGCTGCAGGCCGGTCGGATCGCGGCGTAGGCCTCTTCGTAACGACCCGCGCCGTTGTACAGGAGCGCCGCGAAATAGCCGAGCACGGCCAGCAACCTGCCCTCGCCGTTGCGGTGGGCCATCGCGGTGGCGGAGTCGATCATCGCGATGGTCTCCGCGGTCGATCCGCGCCACGCGGCCAGGTGCAGCCGGTGGTACCGCAGCGGTTGGTCGGCGATCGCGACCGCGATGGCATTGGCTTCGTCCAGAAGGTTTCCCGCCGTGCCGAATTCACCGCTGAGCAGGTGGGCGCCGGCCCGGCACGACAGCGCGGCAGGCAGGATCGCCAGGGCCCCGGCGTCTCGGGTGTAACGCACCATGGCATCGGCGAGGCGCTCCATGAGCGTGTCGTCCCACAACTCGCCGACGGCGGACTCCTGCACGATCGGGTACCCCACGAAGATCCACGGCAACACCGCGCCGTCTCCGTGCTGGGCAGCAGAACACCACGCAGTCAGCGCTTTTCGCAGTGGTACGGCAGCATCGCCGACGTCGCCCGTGAGGCATTTGGCGACGCCGTCGAGCAGCAGGGCGATCGGATCGTCACGTGAGGCGAGCCGGTCGACGGCGGCTTGCGCGGCCGCAGCGGTGGTGAGCAGGGCGTCCGGCGCGCCGAGGTGGCCTGCGTACATGGCCGCCGCGATCGCCTCGAGATGGGTCTGAAGGGCCAGTTCGTCGTCGAGACTCTCCAGACGCCGGGCCGCGTCGAGCAGCATGGCCGCGGCGTCCCGCAGTTGTGCGGGGCCGGAATCCTCGCGACGGCTGTGGCTGAACTCCATCTGGGCGCGCAACCGCGCGATCTGTGCGCGTTGCAGGTCCGACAGCGGACTGAGTTCGGCGATGGCCAGCAGTTCGTAGGCCGCCTGGAGGTCGGCGGCGTCCCGTTTGGCCTGTGCGGCGGCGACGGCCCGTGCGCCCCGCAGGTGAAGATCCGCGCTCAGCACTGCGGCCCTCTCGAGAAATGTTGCTGCCGCCGCTATCCCACCGCGGGTCTGGGCGCGGCCTGCCGATGCCTCCAGCTCGGTGGCGACCGCGTCGGATGGTCCCGCCGCGGCGTTGGCGGCGTGCCAGGCCCGCCGGTCGGGGTCCGTCACCGCGTCGGTGGCCTCGGCGAGTGCATGGTGGGCGGCCCGCCGGTCCTCCACGCTCGCCGCCCGGTACGCCGCCGAGCGGACCAGCGGATGGTGGAAGCGGATCCGAGTGCCGAACTCGATCAGACCGGCCGACTCGGCGGGCGCGAGTGCGGGCACCGCGACACCGAGGTGCGCCGCGGCGCGCACGAACAACGCGGCGTCCCCGATCGGCTCCGCTGCTGCCAGCAGCAGCAGTTGCCTGGCCTCGTCCGGCAGCGACCGGACCCGGCTGGTGAAGCTGTCCTCGACGCGCCCCGCGGAGCGGCGGCCTGCGATCGTGGAGAATCCACCCGCGAGTTCGGCAGCGGGTATGGTGCGCGGAACCTCCAGCAGCGCAAGGGGAATCCCGCGTGTCTCGGCCACCACCCGGTCACGCACCCGTTCGTCGAGGCGGCCGAGAATCACGGAGTCCAGTAGTTCGCGGGCGTCGATGTCGCTCAGACCGTCGACGAACAGCTCAGGCAATCCGGTGAGCGCGGGTGCGCCATGGTCACGCACCGCGAAGATCAGGCCGACCGGTTCGGCGAGGAGACGGCGCGCGACGAATGCCAGGGTCTGCACCGACACGGAATCGAGCCACTGCGCGTCGTCGACGATGCACAACAGAGGCTTCTCGTCCGCCGCGGCCGCCATCAGGCTCAGGACCGCGAGCCCGACCAGGAAGCGGTCCGGAGTCTGCCCCACGCCCAGACCGAAGGCCACCGCGAGTGCGTCGCGCTGAGGTTCGGGCAGATCGTCGAGGTTGTTCATCAGGGGTGCGCAGAGCTGCTGCAGGCCCGCGTAGGCGAGTTCCATGTCGGATTCGACGCCCGCTACCTGCGTGATGCGGAAGCCTTTGGCGTGCTGCGCGGCGAAATCCAGCAACGCGGTCTTGCCGACCCCGGCCTCACCGCGCACCACCACAACCCGGCTCTGCGCCGACTGGACGTCGGCGATCAACCGGCGCAACGCGTCGCATTCAGCGGCGCGTCCGTGTAGGGGCTGCCCGCGCCCGGCAATGTCCACAGCGTCCGTCCTTCACGTCCGCCGTCGGCGGACACCCACCCCTCGAGGAGATAGTAGTGATCCAGGGCAGATGCGGCACTGCTAGAGCACCACGGGTTTCGGTACCAGCACCACACGCCAGCCGTCGGGATCCTCGAAGCTGAGCGCGCCGTGGTCGGTCCAGTACGGATTCTCGGCGGGCACGGGTTCGCACCCGTGCGCGGCGAGGCGTTCGACGACGTCGTACATCGCGGTTTCGGTCTCGAAGTAGAGAACCAGCAGATTCTCCTTCGACGGTGCCGGACAGGGACTTCCGCTGTGGCTGCTGGTGAACTCCAGGTGATACCGGCTGCCGGGGAGCCCGAGCATCACGCCGTCGAACCCGGCGTGGTCGGAGAAGCGGTACAGCACCGGCAGTCCGAGGATCCCGGCATAGAACCGCTCCACCTCGGCGAGTTTGTCGGTCGGGCGTGCGACGCGCACCTGCGCCACGCGCAGATCGGCAGGCCACGTGTGCTCGCGCGCTGTCTCGGTGGGTGTGATCGCCATGTCACCTCCATCTCGTGGGTCAACGACGCCACGCTAGAAGCTCAATGGCGGTTGAGGTCAAGGCGACTCGACCCGCTCAGCCCTCGGCGTGCTCGACCGCCGCGGTCACCTCAGGGGTCACCGGATCGAGCACGTCGTCGAAATCGTGATGTCTCGACACGTACTTCGCCACGTAGGGGCACACCGCGACGATGCGCTTGCCTGCCGCCCTGGTGTCGCCGAGTCCGGCCGAGACGAGTTCACCCGCGAGACCCCGCCCGCTGAACTTGTCGTCGACCTCGGTGTGGTGGAAGACGCGCTGATCTCCGATGTCGACATAGAGCAGCTTGCCTGCGTGCTCACCGTCGACGGTGAGTTCGTAGTGGTGGGCGTCGGGGACATCACGGATTTCGGCCATGGTTCCCACTATGCCTGTGGAGTGCCACCGGATGACCGTGTCGGTCATGCCGCCGTTTGGCGCCGCCCGGGCCTGGCAATGTTGTTGCGGTGGGCCGACGAGGTAACTCATGACGACAACGACACCGGCGATGGGCGCCACGTCGACGTGGGCTCCGCTGGCCTCGCCCATCTACCGCGCACTGTGGATCGCCCAGTTCGTGTCGAACCTGGGCACCTGGATCCAGACCGTGGGAGCGCAGTGGATGCTCGTCGGGGATCCGCGCGCGGCGGTTCTGGTGCCGTTGGTGCAGACCGCGACGACGCTGCCGGTGATGCTGCTGGCGCTGCCGTCGGGCGTGCTGGCCGACCTGGTCGATCGGCGGCGTCTGCTCATCGCCGCGCAGGGCGCCATGGCCGCGGGCGTGGCGTCGCTCGCGATGCTCACCGGCGCCGGTCTGGCGACTCCCACGGTGTTGCTGACGCTGCTGTTCCTCATCGGCTGCGGTCAGGCGCTCACCGCGCCTGCGTGGCAGGCCATCCAGCCGGATCTGGTTCCGCGTGAACAGATCCCGGCCGCTGCCGCGCTGGGGAGCATGAGCATGAACGGTGCGCGCGCGATCGGCCCGGCCATCGCGGGAGCCCTGGTGTCGCTGTCGGGCCCCACCCTGGTGTTCGCGCTCAACGCGGTGTCGTTCGTCGGGATCGTGGCGGTGCTGCTGTTGTGGCGCCGCCCGGCCGCCGAACGCATGCTGCCCGCCGAGCGTCCACTGGCGGCCCTCAGCGCCGGCGGCCGGTACATCCGCAGCGCCCCGATCGTGCGACGGATCCTGTTGCGGACCGTGCTGTTCATCGCGCCCGGCAGCGCCCTGTGGGGCCTGCTGGCGGTGATCGCCAAGGACCAGCTGAACCTCACGTCGTCGGGCTACGGCGTGCTGCTCGGGGCGCTGGGGCTCGGCGCGGTCTGCGGTGCGTTCGTGTTGGGCCGACTGCAGAAGATGTACGAATTGAACACCCTGCTCGTCGTGGCCGCGACGGGCTTCGGCGGTGCGACCGTTGTGCTGGCGCTGGTACACAACGTCGCGGTGGTGCTCCTGGCCCTCGTCCTCGGCGGCACCGCATGGCTGCTGGCGCTCTCGACGCTGAACGCCTCGATGCAGCTGAGCCTGCCCGGATGGGTGCGTGCGCGCGGCCTTTCGGTCTACCAACTGGTGTTCATGGGCGGGCAGGCGCTCGGCTCGCTGTTGTGGGGCCTGATCGCGGGTGCGGCGGGCAGTGTGACGGCGCTTCTGGTCAGTGCCGGTCTGATGGGTGTGTGCGCGGTCTCGGCGATCTGGTGGCCCCTGCACGCACGCACCGGCAACCTGGACATGACACCGTCGGCGCACTGGCCGGAACCCGCGCTGATCTTCGAACCCGAACCCCTGGACGGTCCCGTGGTGGTCCTGGTGTCCTACCGTGTCGAGCCGGCACAGGAAACCGGGTTCTTCGAGGCCATGGCCGCGCTCGGCCGGTCGCGGCAGCGCACCGGGGCATCTCAGTGGCAGCTGTTCCGCAGCGGCGAGCACGCGGGCACCTTCGTGGAGGCCTTCATCGTCCGGTCGTGGGAGGAACATCTGCGTCAGCACCACACCCGGCTGACCGGCCACGATCTGCTCGTGGAAGAGACGGTCAGACGGTTCACGGTCGGAGAACCCACCTCGCAGCACCTCATCGCCGCCAAGACGCATTAGTGTGAACT
Coding sequences:
- a CDS encoding GNAT family N-acetyltransferase — its product is MAEIRDVPDAHHYELTVDGEHAGKLLYVDIGDQRVFHHTEVDDKFSGRGLAGELVSAGLGDTRAAGKRIVAVCPYVAKYVSRHHDFDDVLDPVTPEVTAAVEHAEG
- a CDS encoding helix-turn-helix transcriptional regulator is translated as MDIAGRGQPLHGRAAECDALRRLIADVQSAQSRVVVVRGEAGVGKTALLDFAAQHAKGFRITQVAGVESDMELAYAGLQQLCAPLMNNLDDLPEPQRDALAVAFGLGVGQTPDRFLVGLAVLSLMAAAADEKPLLCIVDDAQWLDSVSVQTLAFVARRLLAEPVGLIFAVRDHGAPALTGLPELFVDGLSDIDARELLDSVILGRLDERVRDRVVAETRGIPLALLEVPRTIPAAELAGGFSTIAGRRSAGRVEDSFTSRVRSLPDEARQLLLLAAAEPIGDAALFVRAAAHLGVAVPALAPAESAGLIEFGTRIRFHHPLVRSAAYRAASVEDRRAAHHALAEATDAVTDPDRRAWHAANAAAGPSDAVATELEASAGRAQTRGGIAAAATFLERAAVLSADLHLRGARAVAAAQAKRDAADLQAAYELLAIAELSPLSDLQRAQIARLRAQMEFSHSRREDSGPAQLRDAAAMLLDAARRLESLDDELALQTHLEAIAAAMYAGHLGAPDALLTTAAAAQAAVDRLASRDDPIALLLDGVAKCLTGDVGDAAVPLRKALTAWCSAAQHGDGAVLPWIFVGYPIVQESAVGELWDDTLMERLADAMVRYTRDAGALAILPAALSCRAGAHLLSGEFGTAGNLLDEANAIAVAIADQPLRYHRLHLAAWRGSTAETIAMIDSATAMAHRNGEGRLLAVLGYFAALLYNGAGRYEEAYAAIRPACSTKNLGFGGWSLVELIEAAVHTGRREAAEEAADRLAAQAGASGTDWGLGALAGARAMLADHDTADALFTEAIERLQRTRIAVELARTHLRYGEWLRRVNRRPDARRHLGVAFDMFTRMGAAGFAERARRELTATGEKVRKQPVSSGDELTAQEAQIARLAADGLTNQEIGSQLFISTHTVEWHLRKVFVKLGIGSRRQLRTIEWAG
- a CDS encoding MFS transporter, whose amino-acid sequence is MTTTTPAMGATSTWAPLASPIYRALWIAQFVSNLGTWIQTVGAQWMLVGDPRAAVLVPLVQTATTLPVMLLALPSGVLADLVDRRRLLIAAQGAMAAGVASLAMLTGAGLATPTVLLTLLFLIGCGQALTAPAWQAIQPDLVPREQIPAAAALGSMSMNGARAIGPAIAGALVSLSGPTLVFALNAVSFVGIVAVLLLWRRPAAERMLPAERPLAALSAGGRYIRSAPIVRRILLRTVLFIAPGSALWGLLAVIAKDQLNLTSSGYGVLLGALGLGAVCGAFVLGRLQKMYELNTLLVVAATGFGGATVVLALVHNVAVVLLALVLGGTAWLLALSTLNASMQLSLPGWVRARGLSVYQLVFMGGQALGSLLWGLIAGAAGSVTALLVSAGLMGVCAVSAIWWPLHARTGNLDMTPSAHWPEPALIFEPEPLDGPVVVLVSYRVEPAQETGFFEAMAALGRSRQRTGASQWQLFRSGEHAGTFVEAFIVRSWEEHLRQHHTRLTGHDLLVEETVRRFTVGEPTSQHLIAAKTH
- a CDS encoding VOC family protein; translated protein: MAITPTETAREHTWPADLRVAQVRVARPTDKLAEVERFYAGILGLPVLYRFSDHAGFDGVMLGLPGSRYHLEFTSSHSGSPCPAPSKENLLVLYFETETAMYDVVERLAAHGCEPVPAENPYWTDHGALSFEDPDGWRVVLVPKPVVL